A window of Amaranthus tricolor cultivar Red isolate AtriRed21 chromosome 8, ASM2621246v1, whole genome shotgun sequence genomic DNA:
TTTTAGGAAATTTGATATAACTAAGTCTAAAGATGGGGGTTTAAATTTGGAAATATTCCTGTCCTGTCCATTGTTATAGAATTGACTGAAATTCTACTTATGAGTATGACAACTTAATAGTATCCATTGTTATAGAAGAAACAAGAAGCTTCAACAATTTTGACAGTGCATAAACGATGAAACATACATATATTACAACCCTAAAAGGACGAGCGGAGAACTCGAAATCCTAACACTGTATATTGGGGTGCAATCCCCCAGCAACCTCGGCCTCGACTCTCCTCACCGGTgtcttttgttttaaaatttttctttttccctATTACTAAATGTATGAACTACAACGAGAGATTGCTAAAACCATTTCAATAAGTTAACCGAGCAACCACCAAAACACCTGTAATGGTTAAAAGGATCGGATAACTTGAGAACTCCATCATACCGAGATGCAAACTGTAGAGAATCCATCACATTGCATAAACAATCTCGCCACTACTATCTATATCAATCTCGGAATCTGACAAGTCGTCAATATCTTCATCCATGTCGAGAGAATCAGAGAGGAAGTGATTCAGAGCTGCAGATCCAGCAGCAGGGATGGTGGCCTCTGAGATAATTTGCATTATGGTATCAATGCTTTGCATGGGTTGTTCTGGTTCTTGAAATTGGCTTCCCATTGTATTCTCATCCATTAGATCGGTGGGGAAGTTTTTGATGAACCACTCGTGCTTCTTGATCTCAGGAATCGTAATCCTCTGGATTCACATTTTTACAATTGTAATCCAGATGTAGGTAAAATTGATCATGagtaaattacatttaaaagaaaataaataactaaCCGATTCGGGGTCGGGAACAAAGATCCGGGAGATAAGGTGGCGGCACTCCGgtgataaatttatattttcaggAATCGTATACTGAACACTCAATATCCTCTATAAGacaaaataaagaaagatgAGAAAAATTATCGATCAAAAGGTTATCCGAGAAAATGTGTCAAAAGAATTAAGATCAGAATTACACACCTGAATCATCTTCCTGAAGTCTTTTGGCTCCTCAGGGTCCTCGAAAGGATATGAACCGATTAACATTACATACAATGTCACACCACATGACCACACATCTGCTATCTGCAATACACAAAAGACTTCACGAGACTAACAACCTCAAAAGAGTTCAAAATTAATGCAGCAAGGATCTAAGAAGTGTATATGCAAGCATGGATATAAGAAGTGCATATGcagaataaataatataattattaagtaaAAACAACACAGCATTATGGTTATTCTCCGTGATTGTTGCAAAACTTATACAATCCTTTTGAGTACTCGCGCTCAACATCTCAAATGGTTAACATAATTACAAGGTTGATCAAACTGTTTACATATCTTCAACTGTGCCCTGAGGTATTGTAACAAGTTTTTCTAAGAAGCCATATACTTTTGGATGGACgttaaaacaacaacaaaaaaaataataaagcaatTCCCATGGATATTGGCATATTAATAGTTCCATGATGGCTTGTCAATAGTTCCATGATAGATTGTAAGAGGACTCGTTATACATTTGATCATGCCCAGACAACTATCACGGTAAAATGAAGCTATTAAGTAGCTGTGAAATTTACTAGTAGAATAAGTATGGTGCAGTATCATGGAATGGACATTAAGACTCTGTTTTCAAAGAGTCTCACTAGGTGCTACTGTTGAAGAGTGAACAGCTGCTTGACAGAACGAGAGATGAGCTACAACGGAATCAAAAAAGATACATAGCAGACTTCTTCCATTGatgaataatacaaaattcttcagaGGCTCCTTAGCCTTCCAGATTTATAAATACATAGCATCACAACTTTTTTTAATCTGTTCGAGTATGAGTACTGAATTTCTGACTCAAAAGAGTTGAGCTAATTTTTGCGTATCAGCCCATGACTCCATGAGTCACTGAGGGTAACTCAAAAGACTTCACTTAAACTCTTGAAACAACCATAAAGGaggctaaaaaaaattttttttttaaacaaaagagTTCATTAAATCAAGTCAAACAGAGCTGGTTGAATACTCTTGCTTGTAACAGCCGGCTAACTCACATGGAGAAGCTCCCATTACATTGGAATTGAAACATGAGTTCTTAAAAAGGATAACAGAGTGTCTGAGAAAAAATAGTCTTATAAGTAAATTAGAACGGTGATACCGTCAAAAGACTGCACATGGCAAATGGCTTAAAGAGCTTTCAGAAGGTCAAATTATATCAGTAAAAATCCAGCTTTAGGCATGTTATTAAGcaacaaaattatgaaaaagaagatgggTTACCTTTCCATCATACTCTTTTCTTAGTAAGACTTCTGGAGCAATGTAAGCCGGGGTCCCCACTGTAGATTTGGGTTGTGAATGATACACAGACGACTGTAAGAAAGAAGTATATGGCAGATCATAAacagtatactaccattcatataATAAATGAAGCAAATAAAAGGTTATTTATGGAGCAGAGCAAGTATATAATTCTGTCAAGACAAATTTATAATAACCTAAATGTGAAAGAGTTAATAAGCTAATCATAGGATAGAAAAGAGGTACCTTTGAGTAgccaaaatcacatattttcaGTCGGGGAGCTGGACTTCCATCCAGTAAAGTATTCTCCAACTTCAGGTCTCGATGACACACTTGCTTCATCATGAAATAAGATTTATAAGAAAGGGAGAGCCAccaaattatttaatttgtgattttttaaaaaaaattaaaaaagcagATACAAAGTAAGGTAGTGTATACCATAGCATGACAATGGCTAACTCCTGAAATCAGTTGTTGAAAAAAGAAGCGAGCCTACAATCAAGCAGGTGTAAGTGGATATTATAGAAATAATAGTGCTGACAAGGAGGAAAGAGCAGTTCCAATGGAAAAACCTCATCCTCATTGAATCGGCCTGCATTACATATGCGCTCAAAGAGCTCTCCTCCAGATGCATACTCCATCACAATTGCCAGATGTGTAGGTGTTAAAATGACCTATTCAGAAATCAGATACATGGAAAGCACACTAAGAAACTCCTTATGCAAAAGTTAAGTGAATAGAGAAAGGGTTCTGCACAAACCTCTTTGAACCTAACAATATTTGGGTGCCTCAGTGATCTATGGTTGATGATCTCTCTTTGAACATTTTCATCAATCTGCAACAAGATATAGCCATAAGAGACAGCCGACAGACCCTCTGTCAAATACAAAACTACCTAAAATAACATTTACCATCCAAAGTTAATTTTGTGTAGAGACTTTGTTAGTTCAAAATCAAACCACTCAGCCTAGACGACTGACAACTATTTTCAAATGAAGGGGTTATGTGCCTACGTTGCTACATATCAAAAATATTACCTTAAGTAAACCATACACATCAAGATCCTTAAGACCAAGTCAACAAACTGAGTAAAATCAATTCATTTACGTGTTGGGTGTGTCTTCTTTAGCAAC
This region includes:
- the LOC130820376 gene encoding serine/threonine-protein kinase SRK2I-like, with the translated sequence MDGVNRAQGSVNPAMDMPIMHDSDRYDFVRDIGSGNFGVARLMRDKVTRELVAVKYIERGDKIDENVQREIINHRSLRHPNIVRFKEVILTPTHLAIVMEYASGGELFERICNAGRFNEDEARFFFQQLISGVSHCHAMQVCHRDLKLENTLLDGSPAPRLKICDFGYSKSSVYHSQPKSTVGTPAYIAPEVLLRKEYDGKIADVWSCGVTLYVMLIGSYPFEDPEEPKDFRKMIQRILSVQYTIPENINLSPECRHLISRIFVPDPESRITIPEIKKHEWFIKNFPTDLMDENTMGSQFQEPEQPMQSIDTIMQIISEATIPAAGSAALNHFLSDSLDMDEDIDDLSDSEIDIDSSGEIVYAM